The DNA region ATGGGAAGACAGGTTATGAGTGAGAGCGTACCTGTTTTCCCATTTTATTTTTTATATTGTTTCGGCAAATCAGTTAAGAAAAGTGACGTTCAATAGGTTAACTATGGTAGCTACAAAACGCTATGTAAAATACATGGTGAGTCTTAGGTGCAAAATGATACTAAAAGAGGAGCTCGGTAAAGCCGGCATTAAGTACTCCATTTCACCGCATGGTGCCGTAGAGTTTCATGACGGAACCACTCAGGCGCAACTTGATCGCCTGAATAATAATCTGTTAAAATCAGGCTTAGAATTGTTGGATGAAAATGACAGTATGCTTATTGATCGCATCATTACTACGATCATCGAAGTGGTCCATTATTCCGATCAGCTGCCAAACCTGAGTTTTGAAGATATCATTGGTAGAAACCTGCAATCGGGAAGTGAATCGATATTAAAGATCTTTTCTGATGTAAAAGGGATCTCCGTTATGCAATTTATTATTATCCAAAAAATTGAGCGTATCAAGGAGTATCTGCTGTATGATGATTTATCATTGTTGGCAATAGCTGAAAAACTTCGCTACAAAAACGAACACTACTTAACGGCTCAATTCAAAAAACATACCGGACTGTCTCCGGGCTATTTTAAGGATTTAAAGGCAGAACGCATGAGTAATTTACCCCAGACATAGTGCATCTGTTCCTTGGGCCATAAAAATAATACTATTGACTAAAGCCCATGAATTTCCCCAATATCTTTAATCAGGAAAAATAACCCTTCCTAATTATCGATCACACGTTCTCAATTTATC from Halalkalibaculum roseum includes:
- a CDS encoding helix-turn-helix domain-containing protein — protein: MVATKRYVKYMVSLRCKMILKEELGKAGIKYSISPHGAVEFHDGTTQAQLDRLNNNLLKSGLELLDENDSMLIDRIITTIIEVVHYSDQLPNLSFEDIIGRNLQSGSESILKIFSDVKGISVMQFIIIQKIERIKEYLLYDDLSLLAIAEKLRYKNEHYLTAQFKKHTGLSPGYFKDLKAERMSNLPQT